A single region of the Demequina sp. genome encodes:
- a CDS encoding MarR family winged helix-turn-helix transcriptional regulator has protein sequence MTEETPTRAMTQQEVSQMIIDQYLEESRRAEARWEGYDDELDDSVSLAFEVVRAARAFEHHLMLAAKDLTMTALQARFAWLLATEPGGVPVSRLWVELGMSQPGAHQMIQRMLARGLVELDISSWDTRNVVVRLTDLGLAQWAEVKHRLRDVCQELRDGVGEPQVPELRGNLQEIERVDERFPFFRSLRNPTWLLS, from the coding sequence GTGACAGAAGAGACACCCACCAGGGCGATGACCCAGCAAGAGGTCAGCCAGATGATCATCGACCAATACCTCGAGGAGTCGCGCCGCGCCGAGGCGAGGTGGGAGGGGTATGACGACGAGCTCGACGACTCGGTGAGCCTCGCGTTTGAGGTGGTGCGCGCCGCCAGGGCGTTTGAGCATCACCTCATGCTCGCGGCCAAAGACCTCACCATGACCGCCCTGCAGGCGCGGTTCGCGTGGTTGCTTGCGACGGAGCCCGGGGGCGTGCCGGTGAGCAGGCTCTGGGTGGAACTGGGGATGAGCCAGCCGGGCGCCCATCAGATGATCCAGCGGATGCTGGCGAGGGGACTCGTCGAACTCGATATCAGCTCGTGGGACACCCGCAACGTGGTGGTGCGGCTCACGGACCTGGGACTGGCCCAGTGGGCGGAGGTCAAGCACCGCTTGCGCGACGTGTGCCAAGAGCTTCGCGACGGCGTGGGCGAGCCACAGGTCCCGGAGCTCCGCGGCAACCTCCAGGAGATCGAGCGCGTCGACGAGCGGTTCCCATTCTTCAGGTCTCTCCGGAACCCCACATGGTTGCTGTCGTGA